A window of Nicotiana tabacum cultivar K326 chromosome 24, ASM71507v2, whole genome shotgun sequence contains these coding sequences:
- the LOC107789530 gene encoding uncharacterized protein LOC107789530, with amino-acid sequence MDALFAKGKEFLSSKDDKENPDHRDKETSDDDHREKRTSVHRGGGAKTAHNDTETSDDDHGEKKTSGLRAGGKTPAHNDDTETSDDHHEKKTSGTRAGGKTAAHNDDTETSDDHHEKKTSGTRAGGKTAAASGGAAAHNPNEHKKPTNSELMASAKLIADAAQAKLGGGGGGGAQKEFDNAKLAGAAADILSAASHYGKFGEEGIGKYIGQAEDYLHGYELKNSKANKAAGTGTGPTSKKGSSTAAHKDDNSRNDDDGHGEHKRMPKKQSGEHYDHERSEDRDHSGGGHGEHMKKAEGRLKKKFGDNSEHERLEEDDYHAGGYDEHTTKSKGMSKKQSGGDHERSEEVDDDDHSGGGHGEHMKKAEGRLKKKFGDNSEHERSGGGYGEYLKKAQGMLKKKSGDDDGSEKGDGESEGGYGEYIKKAQGMLKKKSGDEDGPEKDDGDSGGGFGGVMKVAQGMFKKDSNDGDRSPTGDSTDEGDKKGDLFKMAGSFFK; translated from the exons ATGGACGCCCTTTTTGCAAAGGGAAAGGAATTTCTCAGTTCCAAAGATGACAAAGAAAATCCCGACCACCGTGACAAGGAAACCTCCGATGATGATCACCGTGAAAAGAGAACTTCCGTCCACCGTGGTGGTGGCGCCAAGACAGCACACAATGACACAGAAACTTCCGATGATGATCACGGTGAAAAGAAAACTTCCGGCCTCCGTGCAGGTGGCAAGACCCCCGCACACAATGACGATACAGAAACTTCCGATGACCACCATGAAAAGAAAACTTCCGGCACCCGTGCAGGTGGCAAGACCGCCGCACACAATGACGATACAGAAACTTCCGATGACCACCATGAAAAGAAAACTTCCGGCACCCGTGCAGGTGGAAAGACCGCCGCCGCAAGCGGCGGTGCTGCTGCTCATAATCCCAACGAGCACAAAAAGCCAACAAACTCTGAGCTGATGGCTAGCGCAAAGCTGATAGCTGATGCCGCACAAGCCAAATTAGGTGGCGGTGGCGGTGGCGGCGCACAAAAAGAATTTGACAATGCAAAGCTTGCCGGAGCTGCCGCTGACATTCTTAGCGCCGCCTCACATTACGGGAAATTTGGGGAAGAAGGAATCGGAAAGTATATCGGACAAGCTGAAGATTATCTTCACGGTTATGAGCTCAAAAATTCCAAAGCCAACAAAGCTGCTGGCACCGGCACCGGTCCCACATCCAAAAAAGGTTCTAGTACTGCAGCGCACAAGGACGACAATTCCAGAAATGATGATGATGGGCACGGAGAGCATAAACGGATGCCAAAGAAACAATCCGGTGAACATTATGACCATGAACGTTCAGAGGATCGTGATCATTCCGGAGGTGGACATGGCGAACATATGAAGAAAGCTGAAGGGAGGTTGAAGAAAAAATTTGGTGATAACTCCGAACATGAACGTTTAGAGGAAGATGATTATCATGCTGGAG GGTACGACGAGCATACGACTAAGAGCAAAGGGATGTCCAAGAAACAATCTGGTGGTGACCATGAACGTTCAGAGgaagttgatgatgatgatcactCCGGAGGTGGGCACGGCGAACATATGAAAAAAGCTGAAGGGAGGTTGAAGAAAAAGTTTGGTGACAACTCCgaacatgaacgttcaggaggtGGATATGGCGAGTATCTGAAAAAAGCTCAAGGAATGCTTAAGAAAAAGTCCGGTGACGATGATGGTTCAGAGAAAGGTGACGGTGAATCCGAGGGAGGGTACGGTGAGTATATCAAGAAAGCTCAAGGAATGCTTAAGAAAAAATCAGGTGACGAAGATGGTCCAGAGAAGGATGATGGAGATTCCGGAGGTGGGTTCGGCGGGGTCATGAAAGTGGCTCAAGGTATGTTTAAAAAAGATTCCAACGACGGCGATCGTAGCCCCACCGGAGATTCTACAGATGAAGGTGATAAAAAAGGAGACCTCTTTAAAATGGCTGGAAGTTTCTTCAAGTAA